One window of Dendropsophus ebraccatus isolate aDenEbr1 chromosome 13, aDenEbr1.pat, whole genome shotgun sequence genomic DNA carries:
- the DUSP23 gene encoding dual specificity protein phosphatase 23, which produces MPPVPPHNFSWVEPGLLAGMAMPRLPAHYEYLYENGIRHLITLTEHKPPYHDTCPGITLHRIRIVDFCPPSLEQIKTFLKIVEEARAKGEGVAVHCLHGFGRTGTMLACYLVKSRNITGVDAIQEIRQLRHGSIETTEQEKAVIQFHHHIK; this is translated from the exons ATGCCCCCCGTCCCACCGCACAACTTCTCCTGGGTGGAGCCGGGTCTCCTGGCTGGCATGGCGATGCCCCGTTTACCTGCTCATTATGAATACCTGTATGAGAATGGTATCCGACACCTCATCACCCTGACGGAGCACAAGCCACCATACCACGACACCTGCCCTGGCATCACCCTTCACCGTATCCGCATCGTGGACTTCTGCCCTCCCAGCCTGGAGCAGATCAAGACTTTCCTGAAGATTGTGGAGGAGGCCAGAGCCAAAGGAGAG GGGGTCGCAGTTCACTGCCTTCATGGTTTCGGGAGGACTGGCACCATGTTGGCTTGCTATCTGGTAAAATCGAGGAATATTACTGGAGTGGACGCAATTCAGGAAATTCGCCAGCTCCGTCATGGATCCATCGAAACGACTGAGCAGGAAAAGGCTGTTATACAATTCCATCACCACATCAAGTGA